The proteins below are encoded in one region of Aphanothece sacrum FPU1:
- a CDS encoding peptidylprolyl isomerase: MTIVLQIGDQNISEQELYPILAQYRLLPQLAKEIIVEQAIAEIECSPEEATLAKEQFYQRQQLTNENELQLWLEHHGMTRQQLENLSVRDIKIEKFKQIKWGEQLESYFIKCKGQLDRVVYSLIRTKEAGIAQELYFRLEEGESDFVDLARQYSEGSEAQTGGLIGPVELNVPHPRIGQILSSSKSGQISPPTKVGDWWIIVRLEKYMSAQLDDPTRQRLLNELFQGWLIAQIQQNVSFSPQSELLELKTS, from the coding sequence ATGACTATTGTCTTGCAGATAGGCGACCAAAATATATCAGAACAAGAGCTTTATCCCATATTGGCCCAGTATAGGTTATTACCTCAATTAGCCAAAGAGATTATCGTTGAACAAGCGATCGCCGAAATAGAATGTAGCCCAGAAGAAGCAACCTTAGCCAAAGAGCAATTTTATCAAAGACAGCAACTAACCAATGAAAATGAACTCCAGTTATGGTTAGAACATCATGGTATGACCCGCCAACAATTAGAGAATCTTAGTGTTAGAGATATAAAAATAGAAAAATTTAAACAAATAAAATGGGGCGAACAATTAGAAAGTTATTTCATCAAATGTAAAGGACAATTAGATCGGGTAGTCTATTCTTTGATTCGGACAAAAGAAGCCGGAATCGCCCAAGAACTTTATTTTCGCCTCGAAGAAGGAGAAAGCGATTTTGTTGATTTGGCCAGACAATATTCAGAAGGTTCAGAAGCTCAAACAGGTGGATTAATTGGCCCAGTTGAACTCAATGTTCCTCACCCCAGAATTGGTCAGATTTTATCATCAAGTAAGTCAGGGCAAATATCCCCCCCAACAAAAGTAGGAGATTGGTGGATTATTGTCCGCTTAGAAAAATATATGTCGGCCCAACTTGATGATCCCACTCGACAGCGACTACTCAATGAACTATTTCAAGGGTGGTTAATAGCACAAATTCAACAAAATGTTTCCTTTTCTCCTCAAAGTGAATTATTAGAATTGAAAACAAGTTAA